A stretch of the Bacillota bacterium genome encodes the following:
- a CDS encoding AAA family ATPase, translating into MTRANLTQINPVKESIKLYAKQLKTPTFADYENVVRQLEHGDGFDKFLCRLMQQEVLQRQEAGQRRRIKKARFPVMKTLDDFDYARLEHVSESFIWELASCDFIKNRQNIVMIGNPGAGKSHLTVGLGIKACYAGFNVKFYTATNLANELAEAVQFHRLSKLEKSLAKIDLLIIDELSYLTFNRYQSEMLFQVISERSERASIIVTTNLEFSRWTELFENEIMVAALIDRVTFRSHVLNMNVKESYRLEQTLSKENDFKEEPLED; encoded by the coding sequence ATGACCCGCGCAAATCTCACCCAGATAAACCCTGTTAAAGAAAGCATAAAACTTTATGCAAAACAACTCAAAACTCCAACTTTTGCGGATTATGAAAATGTTGTCAGGCAGCTGGAGCATGGTGACGGATTCGATAAATTCCTATGCCGGCTAATGCAGCAGGAAGTTTTACAGCGACAAGAAGCCGGGCAAAGACGACGGATTAAGAAAGCTAGGTTTCCTGTTATGAAGACCCTTGACGATTTTGATTATGCCAGGTTAGAACATGTATCAGAATCCTTCATATGGGAGCTTGCCTCTTGTGACTTCATTAAAAACCGCCAAAACATAGTGATGATAGGCAACCCAGGTGCCGGAAAGTCGCATTTGACAGTAGGGTTAGGCATCAAAGCCTGTTACGCTGGATTTAACGTTAAATTCTATACAGCTACAAACCTTGCAAACGAACTTGCAGAGGCAGTACAGTTCCACCGGCTGTCCAAACTGGAAAAAAGCCTAGCTAAAATTGACTTATTGATAATAGATGAGCTTAGTTACCTGACCTTTAACCGTTATCAATCCGAGATGCTTTTTCAGGTAATATCAGAACGTTCTGAAAGAGCAAGTATTATTGTGACTACTAATCTTGAGTTCTCTAGATGGACAGAGCTTTTTGAAAACGAAATCATGGTTGCAGCTTTGATTGATAGAGTGACATTCCGCTCACATGTACTGAACAT